In Bradyrhizobium manausense, the sequence CTTCGAGATGGCGCCAGGTGTTCCAGGCGATCGTGGCGATGCGGTCACCGAGCTTGATGCCGTCGCGCTCCAGCATCTGCGAAACCTTGAGCGCGCGCTGGTGGATTTCGGCGTAAGTGGTGCGATGGATCGGTCCCTCGACCGATCGCGTGACAACCTCCTGATTGCCGTGGATCTTGGCGGCGTGTTCGATGATCCGGTGGCAGAGCAGGGGCCAATCTTGCATCAAACCGAGCATTCAGACGTTCCTCCGAGAAGTCGCTGGGCGCATTATCGCTCTCAGCTCAGGGCCAAAGAATTGTCATGAGTTTTAGCCTGCCGGACTTTCGCCGCAAATGGTCTTGTCGCGGCAATATGTCCGCTGGCGCGGCAATGGTTACCGCTGTGGTAGGGCTGGCGCTTGTGCTCGCGGATCGGGCGGAGGCAAGAAATCATGCTGCGCCGCTCGATATCTTTGGTTTTGGTACGCCACGACCGCGCAAGAGCGTTCACGCCACCAAGATACCGCTACCAAAGCCTCGCCCCGAGGGGGCTCCGAAGGCGGACGCGGCTGCACCGGAGGCCGACGACAAGGCCTCTGCGGATAAGCCCGCCAACAAGCCGGCCGAGGCTGCGCCGCCTCCCGAGAAGCAACTCTCGGCCTGCCGGCTTGCGCTGACCGAGGAGATCGCGGTTGCGCCGTCCATTCCCGATATCCGCGGCCCCGGCGCGTGCGGTGGTGTGGATCTGGTGCGGCTGGAAGCGATCGTGCTGCCGGACAAGCGCAAGGTTGCGGTCAAGCCAGCGGCGATCCTTCGCTGCACCATGGCGACTGCGATCGCGGATTGGGTGCGCACCGACATGGTGCCGCTGGCCGCGAGCCTCGGCTCGACCATCACCGATCTCGACAATTTCGACAGCTTCGAGTGCCGCGGCCGCAACCGTGTTGTGGGCGCGATGCTGTCCGAGCACGGCAAGGCCAATGCGCTCGACGTCCGCTCGCTCAAGCTCGCCAACGGGCAGTCGATCGGATTGACCGACCGCACCCTATCCCGCGACGTACGCGAGCGCGTGTTGCATTCGGTCTGCTCGCGCTTTTCCACCGTGCTCGGCCCGGGCTCGGACTGGTACCACGAGGACCACATCCATCTCGATCTCGCGCAGCGGCGCAACGACTACCGGATCTGCCAATGGAACGTCTGGGACCCCTTGCCCCAAATTGCTCCCCTGCTGCCGGCCGAGCGTCCCGAGGAGGCGCCGCCACGTGAGGTCGCGGCCAAGTCAGAGGGCGCCAAGGATGGCGCTAAGGATGGTGGCAAGGAGCAGGCTGACGATCAGGAAAGCGCGAAACCTGCCGCACCGGCGGACAAATCCACGGCCGATACGGGCAGGAGCAAGCCAACAAAAAAGCGCCGGTGAGACCGGCGCTTTTCAAAAGCCTCAAGCAAGGCCCGCTCAGTAGGCGCTGGTATTGCCGCCGCCGCCCTGGAGCGCGAGGCGCGAATTGTAGGGCGAGTCGCCGTGCTTCGGCTCGAGCACCACGACGATGGTGCCGACCTTGACGCGGCTGTAGAGGTCGATTGCGTCCTCGTTGGTCAGGCGGATGCAGCCCGACGAGATCGAAGCGCCGATATATTCAGGCTGGTTGGTGCCGTGAATGCGGAACAGCGTGTCCTTGCCGCCCGAATAGAGATACATCGCGCGCGAGCCCATCGGATTGTCCGGACCGGGCGCCACGTAGGTCGGCACGCCAAGGCGCGAAATCTCGCCCGGGGTCGGGTGCCAGGCCGGCCACTCGGTCATGCTGCCGACCTTGGCAATGCCGGACCAGGCCATGGCCTCTTCGCCGACGGTGATGCCGTAGCGGATCGCCTTGCCGCCATCCATCACGTAGTAGAGGTAGTGATTGTCGGAATCGACCACGATCGAGCCCGGCGATTCCTTGCGGTGATAGTCGACGATGGCGCGACGGAACGGCTCGGCCACCGGTGTATTTTCGTACCGGATCTTGGCAAGGAGTTCCTTGTCCTTCGGCTTGAAATTCTGGGTGTTGGTGGCTTCGTAATGCGTGGCCTGCATGCAGCCCGACAGCATGAAGCCGGCAGCCAACACTCCCAACATAACTTTCAGCGACGACATGGTTTGGTTCCAATCAAAACAATACCGCGCAGGTCCTGAGCGTAGCACCCACGGCCTTCGACTCCGTTGCTTTCATTATCGTTGAAATCTGCCACAATTCCAGCGTTTAGGGGCTTATCCCGCGCTGCGAGACCCAACCTGTGGCTTTTTTGCCGCAAGTTTTGTGTCCCTAGGCCGGCTTTCTGGCGCGAAAAGCACAGCTGTCGATTTCATGACACGGTTGAGACACG encodes:
- a CDS encoding extensin family protein is translated as MSFSLPDFRRKWSCRGNMSAGAAMVTAVVGLALVLADRAEARNHAAPLDIFGFGTPRPRKSVHATKIPLPKPRPEGAPKADAAAPEADDKASADKPANKPAEAAPPPEKQLSACRLALTEEIAVAPSIPDIRGPGACGGVDLVRLEAIVLPDKRKVAVKPAAILRCTMATAIADWVRTDMVPLAASLGSTITDLDNFDSFECRGRNRVVGAMLSEHGKANALDVRSLKLANGQSIGLTDRTLSRDVRERVLHSVCSRFSTVLGPGSDWYHEDHIHLDLAQRRNDYRICQWNVWDPLPQIAPLLPAERPEEAPPREVAAKSEGAKDGAKDGGKEQADDQESAKPAAPADKSTADTGRSKPTKKRR
- a CDS encoding L,D-transpeptidase, whose amino-acid sequence is MSSLKVMLGVLAAGFMLSGCMQATHYEATNTQNFKPKDKELLAKIRYENTPVAEPFRRAIVDYHRKESPGSIVVDSDNHYLYYVMDGGKAIRYGITVGEEAMAWSGIAKVGSMTEWPAWHPTPGEISRLGVPTYVAPGPDNPMGSRAMYLYSGGKDTLFRIHGTNQPEYIGASISSGCIRLTNEDAIDLYSRVKVGTIVVVLEPKHGDSPYNSRLALQGGGGNTSAY